Proteins from a genomic interval of Capsicum annuum cultivar UCD-10X-F1 chromosome 4, UCD10Xv1.1, whole genome shotgun sequence:
- the LOC124898160 gene encoding phosphatidylinositol-3-phosphatase SAC1-like — MTAANEANGWYGGTLLGDQDESSEIYRHYAELIQGPAMELFEHDSENEKYYTKLLLKGSVDAMDIAAIEAEMESAFKAYDQIGTDLGIFPKLCKALAADPSQLTRWLVGEDKLPNV; from the exons ATGACGGCAGCAAATGAAGCTAATGGCTGGTATGGTGGTACATTGCTTGGTGATCAAGATGAAAGCAGTGAAATCTACCGACATTATGCAGAACTTATCCAG GGGCCTGCAATGGAACTTTTTGAACATGATTCTGAGAATGAGAAGTACTACACCAAACTTCTCCTGAAAGGCTCAGTTGATGCCATGGACATTGCAGCTATTGAAGCAGAGATGGAATCTGCTTTCAAAGCGTATGACCAAATTGGTACAGATCTTGGGATTTTCCCCAAGTTGTGTAAGGCATTGGCTGCTGATCCCAGCCAACTAACGAGATGGCTGGTTGGTGAAGACAAGCTGCCCAacgtatga